From the Papaver somniferum cultivar HN1 chromosome 2, ASM357369v1, whole genome shotgun sequence genome, the window ATCTAGCCACGATGCACCAGCATTCAAGTTGACAATTGAGTCGACAGAATTCAATCAACCATCTGAAAATCAACCATTTTTCCCACCCACAACCTTGACACAGAACCTACATCCCTCCCAATGCACAATACCCTAAACTCTGGCATCCTCACAAGTATCAGATTCACCCCGACAAGTATCAGAACCCACATCCCTCCCAATGCACATTATCCTCAACTCCCAATCCATAGAGAAATTTACCAGCCCAAGGATAAGCAACTTCAACACTTTCCCCACGACAGTTATAACAATCTCTCCTAGAACATTCAATATGAATCAAATACCGTGTTCAATCATCCCCAAGTGGCTTCTCACTGAGGTCAACAGGTTATTTTGTTTGGGTGTCCAGCTGGGAATTAGTTATAATTTAATGCCCAATCACACAAGACGATTTCTTTGTTCGAAAGTTTACTCAGAAGGACCAATCATTAAACCTATACCAATTTTTCCTATCAAAAACATTCCTAGAGAGGACTATGGAGTCCAACTAAAGGTCCGGGttgaagatatggaggaagtcTCAATATATGAACCAAAACAAAAGTCTATTCCTCTTCTCTGTCTTAATGACACTTTCATGATGATTGTTGATGATGCCACTTTCATGCAGAGCGTTGATGATGAAAATGGTCTAGACACTTCTTCTGGCAATACTCCATCTTTGCCTCCTGGTTTTGAAACACATGATACATCAGATGAAACATCAGACGATGCATCATCGAGGGATCAAGAGGTCATGATAATTTCATATTCTTCCCAAGTAGTCCCAAAGAGACTCAAGTCAGAATGGAAGCGTTTAGGCGTCACAGAATTGGATTCTATTTACCCATCACCCAAACGAGCAGCTAAAACAAGGGGCCAACACCTATCTCAATGAGTCTTTCAATCCTCAGTTGGAATGTGAGAGGGTTAAACTCCCCCAATAGAAGGTCCGTAGTTCGAAAAATCATACAGTTGAATAAAGCACCTATCATCATTCTTCAAGAAACTAAAATGATGCAATGCACTCAGCTAGATATCAGTCAAATTTGTGGATACAACAATGTTGGATGGACTTTTCAACAGTCTGTTGGTAGTTCAGGAGGTATGATTATCCTGTGGGACAAAAACTTTATGGAGGTCAATGATGCACTTACTGGGGAATATACTTTATCAGTCTCGTGCACAAATAAGTCAGACAATTTCAATTGGATGCTTACCAGTGTGTATGGACCCAACAATACTGTGGAGAGAATTAGCTTCTGGGAAGAATTAGATACTGCATGTAGGCTATGGAATTTACCATGGTGCATAGGTGGAGATTTTAACACAGTTAAAAAGTGTGATGAAAATAAGAATTGCACCAAGATCTCCAGAAGCATGACACAATTCAATGACTTCATTGAGCAGCATAATCTGGTGGATCTTCCTTTGAAAGGTGCGCGCTTTACATAGTCAAATGGACAAGCCAATCCAGTGATGTGTAGGCTTGA encodes:
- the LOC113350671 gene encoding uncharacterized protein LOC113350671 encodes the protein MMQCTQLDISQICGYNNVGWTFQQSVGSSGGMIILWDKNFMEVNDALTGEYTLSVSCTNKSDNFNWMLTSVYGPNNTVERISFWEELDTACRLWNLPWCIGGDFNTVKKCDENKNCTKISRSMTQFNDFIEQHNLVDLPLKGSPSTALWLKLKALKEKLRVWNKEVFKHTHTRLNDILTEIQELDNMSEDGVLSEEDKHNIIYLKSEFEKTAQMEEISWKIKSKTKWLQEGDRNSAFFYE